Within the Mauremys reevesii isolate NIE-2019 linkage group 2, ASM1616193v1, whole genome shotgun sequence genome, the region CCCGCCGGAGCCCATCACAAACTAGAGGGGGCCTCGCCCGGGGCCAGGCCGGAGACGCCCCCGCTTGGCCCTACCCCGACAGAAACAAACCCCGTACGGATGGATGCAGCCCGCACTATTAAATGTTATTCAGTCGAGGGCTCTCAGCTGTCCCCCACCGGCCTCCCTCCAGGCCCCGTATCCCCCAGCTTGTCTCAGACCCAGTTCCCACAGGCCCGACTCCCCGTTCCCCTGCGCGCCCCCGCGGGCCCGACTCCCCGTTCCCCCGCCTCCCCGTTCCCCTGCGCGCCCGCCTCCCCACGCCCCGCCTCCCGTTCCCCGCCTCCCCGCGGGCCCGCCTCCCTGTTCCCCTGCGCGCCCCCGCGGGCCCGCCTCCCGGTTCCCCCTGCGCGCCTCCCCCACGCCCCGCCTCCCGTTCCCCTGCGCGCCCGCCTCCGCGGGCCCGCCTCCCCGTTCGCCTCCCCGCGGGCCCGCCGTTCCCCTGCGCGCCCCGCCTCCCCACGCCCCGCCTCCCGTTCCCCTGCGCGCCCCCGCGGGCCCGCCTCCCTGTTCCCCTGCGCGCCCCCACCTCCCCGTTCCCCGGCGCGCCCCCGCCTCTCCCACAGGACCATCTGCTCCCCCGGGCCTCTCCCAGCCATGGCCACgcacagcctctctcctgccgtcccCTCTGGGGCCTTCTTCTCCAGCCACCCTCCCCCGCCGGTCCCACAGCCTGCGCAGGGAGCAGCTCAGGCCTTATCCGTGGGGCAGAGGCGGTGAGAACTTGGCAATGAGGGGAGCGGAacccagccacagggcccggaCCCCTTGGCGACAGGCCCCCTGGAACGAGCAAAACaccgagctggggcagagggagaaggCCCCGGAGGGAGGCACCAGACAGGAGCAGTGACACACTGGGCCTGGCCAGACTTGGGGGCGGCCGGGGGAGTCCCGCAGTTCCGCCCATTCACAGGCCAGACAGCTGAGCCGTGGGCCacccccccatgctgccccagctgcaCCTGAGGCCGGAGCGAGATGGGGTGGTTCATGTCCCCTTTGCACCCCCCAACCTCGGGGCAGGCTTAAGGCAGGGCCAACTtccagccagccacctgcaggcCCCAGGGCCATGCTCGGATGCTGGGGGACACAGAGCCGCTGTGCCAGGGTCTTCCAGGCAGGAGACAACACACGTGGGGTAGTTGGGGCGTCCGGCCTCTCAAGTGTATTTAGCAGCTAAGAACAGGACCCAGCCCGAAGCCactgccagctcctgccccccagccccggctctgcctccCATCCTTCCCCCGTCGGGAGTTAAACAGCAGGTTACTGCTGCTCCGGGGGCTCAGCGTTCATCTCCCCCTCGCTAGAGGCACAGCCCGTGCCCAGGCAGGGCTGGAATCAGCATCCCAGAGACACCAGGCCAGGTAGGCCTGTGCGGACACCAGCTCAGCATGTGGATGGGGGGCTGGCACAGCGCTGGGTGCAGGTGAGAATCTCAGGCCACAGCCCAGGCAGCCGCCTGCCGCCACGGGGACTGCAGGGgcagccccacagccagggcgCATCATCACCTCCCactgtgccccagccccgccctgccgaGCAGCTCCTCTTGGCCAGCACTGCTGCACTGTGCAAGGGGGAACCCTGGCCCCCCAGATTCATCTCGCCTTGGTCAGGCAGTGGCGACTGATGTGGGCTGGAGCGAAGCAAGGAACCTCCAGGGGAGGAGCTACCAGTCCCAGTCCCCTCTCGCTGCTCCAGAGCAACCAGGCTGCGCTGGGAGCTGCCGTCTCTACAGACCTCGCCTCTGGATTAAGGGCAAGGGTGGCTGCATCCGGTTCCATTCGGTATGGCTGGGTGTGGCTCGCACGATGGCTGGCAGGTCGCGGCCCTCGGCTGGACAGAGTCCgagcgcccccgccccccactgccgGGGCAGGGCAAGCAGGTCAGCAAGTCACCTCGACCGCCCCGAGGAGCCCATCTGCGCCCCAGGCCCCTTGCTCTGCGTCTCCTGCTGCCCTTGCTGCCGCTCCTCCTCCCGATCCAGGTGCTGCAGTCGCTCCTCCACGTCCTCGGGGATCTTCACCTCCAGCAGGTTCTCCATCCCGGGCTCTGGCTCATCCCCAATCAGCACCTGCTCAGGGCACAGCAGCCGGGCTTCAGAGGGGAAACAGGCCACCGAGCGGCCCGGGACTGGCCAGCAGCGCCCTGCTCCCTACCCGCACTGacccccttctcctccagctcccgACGCGGCGCCCCCTGCAGAACTCGCTGTGCAATGCAACAACTGCACCACCATGCGGCAGCATCGCGCCCCCGCTTGTCTGCATTTGCCCGGCAGAGACCGGACCCCACCCTGGGGTTTAATAGAGAGGGGGGGCCCCCAAAGACCGGGTGGGGCCCAATTGCCCAGGCCCCCTGCCCGCCAGATGCTGAGCCGCATGGACACGATGGGCCTCTGCCCCTACCTGGATCAGCTTCTCGCAGGCAGCCTGGACGTCGGGCTCCGTCTCCCACTGGTGGAGCTCCCGCACGACCAGGTAGGTGCCCTTCTCCTTCACCAGCTGCCGGCCGGCCTTGGTGGCTGTGAGCTGCGTgggaagcaagccagggggaggggccaggccacGGAtcagacccagccccagccccaaccaGCGTGGGCCCGGCCAGCCCCAGCTGTTTCAGAGGGAGGCCAGGCACACCCTGcggtgggcagctgtggggaagcCCCTTCCTAGCCCCACCAGAGAGTGGCCGGCTCCTGCCCTGCAACAGCAGGGGTTCTAACCTCCAGCGTAAGTGGGGCTGGGGATCCTGAGAGCAGGGAGGGTCGCACGcatagggggcagcagcaggtgggaaggggtgtggaggGGCCCTGCTGCAGGAAAGGGGGCATCTGCAAAGCaaccctctctgccccagccgccttgacccccccatcccagcccgtgccccccacccccagtgttcTACAGCAGCACAGGGAGGGACCCACCAGCATGACTGCCTCCAGCAGCATCTTCCGGATGTCGGGGTCCTTCTCCCGCTGCTTGTCCGGTGGCAGGTACTGCAGGTCCacgggcagccctggggcagagccaggcaggggcgtTAGAACAGAGCAGGGGATTTAACAGGGCACACGAATCTACAGGCTCCTTCCAGAAAACTGCAGAggccccccgcccgcccctcaCTTTACCACCCCCCAGCAGAGGGGAAATGAGAGCAGAAACCAACTGAATTCTGTGTTCCCAGCTGCACAACTCTGCCACCGCTAGGCCCCACCCACAAACACTAGTCCCCAAAGCCCCCCTCCCAGCGTCCCCCTCCTCACTTTCCATTTCTGCTTCAGGGAACTCCTCAGGGCCCGCCAACGgcagcaggaggaaggggagcaGGTCCACCTCGGGGCTTAGCAGCCACTCATGGTACTCTGGGAACAGACACCCCACACAGGCTGGGATTAGAAGAGGGGTCAGAAATCACCAGGAGATGGGGAGTAACAGGGGGAGTGCACCCATCAGGGCCTGCAGGGAGCCCACCAGACTGCCCGGCCAGAGCCAAACAGGAAACTTCACGCTGCCAAGCAAAAGCACAAAACACCCCGCCAGCTcctctggggagggaagggacacGCAAACCCTGACTGGGGCCTGCGTTCTGCTGGGGAGCCAAGGCCAGGCCTGGGCACGGAAGCCAGAGGTcccgcagggggtggggggtggttagCGCCCTGAGCTCTAAGGCACAGGCTGGTTCAGGAACCAGCTGATACCAGCAAGTCCACTCAGGGCTCGGCCGAGGCAGTGAAGCCAGCAGGATCCCAGGGGCGAGGGGCACCAAGTACCCTCCCAAATGCAAAACACTTACTGTACTCGAAGCAGCAGTTCCTGAGCGTCCCGATCACCCCCCCTCGGCGGATGGCGGAGGCCTCGTACTGTGTGTAGGGCAGCAGCCTCTGCACCACGCACctgggcagaggaggggccctTGTCAGAGACGGGCACCTGGCGTGTGCACGCCCTGGGGCACTGCTGGAGACGGGCATTGCAGTGATGcagccgtgtcagtcccaggacattagagacaaggtggggaagggagtatCTTCGACTGGGCCAGCTCCTGTTGGGGGGAGAGACCCGCTTTCGAGCTACCCAGAGCGTCCCGCCGGCAGAAGAACCGATAGACTAACAGTGTGACCTGGGGCATCCCTGAGCCCACGCACCCCCCACCCGCCGCCACGTTCCCAGCTCGCAGGCCGGTTCCGAGAGTGCCAGCACCCACCTGGATCTGTCCAGCAGGAACTCCCGGGTCTCTGGCAGCTGAGTCAGATTGGAGAGCAGGGGGGCCAGGTAGTGCAGGGCTGCCTTCTTGTTGTAGTCCTCGGTGCAGAACACCTCCACAACCTgggtcagccccagcccctcctcctgcaTGGCCTGGAAAACCTGGCGGCAGGTGCCCTCCTCCCGGGACAGGTTGGAGAGGAGGGTGCAGACCTGGTCGGCGAAGGCGTAGCCCGGGTCCAGCAGGCGgtgcagcagcactggcagctccTTAGCCAGGACCCTGTGGCTGGCCACGGCCACAGACAGGTTGATGAGCGAGTGGTAACTGTCCTTCACCACGGCCAAGGAGCGGTCACccgtcagcagcagcagagcctccAGGAAATCCGGCCTGCCTGCCAGCAGCGTCCGCCCCTCCGCACTGCCCGTTAGCCCCAGGACGTAGCCTGTGGCCTGGCCCTTTAGATCAGGCCGCGTGTCCAGGCGGAGGAACCCCAGCAGCTCTCTGGCCTGCTCCTCGTCCatgctggggcaggaggcagcgCCCTGCAGACAAAGGGACCTGTCAGGTGGGTGAGGGGACTGTCGGCCCCTCACCAAAACTcagtgtgggggggtgtttattgctagctcccagtaccaaaagaaaggggaagggtggatgggaaaccaggaccctgagactgacagtccccagaggcaatggggagaggccagagCTCCAGCTCAGGGTGGGTGGGCTAATGAGGCAGGGGGTCCCATCttccctgtgagctggaattgcatGGGCCACAGCGGAGCAAGTGAGCGGAGGAGCGAGCAGCAGCCTGAGctgagccggggagcagagccaggCCAGCCAGCGGGACCCAGAGAACCAGAtccgtgctgggagcagagctgagcaacCAGAGCCAGCGGGGCCGGAAGCTGagcagtgctggggctggaggcagagcagtggcagtgctggggctggagcagtctggagccgggtgcagtgagcagctcgggagagcgaggggggaccctgggcagcgaGACCAGCACAGGGGGACTCCCCCATccaagaggccttgcaggccagacttcgggggggggggggagggaatcgtAACCCCAATgggggaagaagggtcctgccacctagagcctgagggccTGTAACCACCGCCAGAGCAAGGGCtaaagtgctgccgcagcagAGCTTTCACACGGCTTGTGTGGTCACAGCACAGCGCcggggcactgtctacactgcctctcccagcgctctaaaaaccccacctccacgaggggtgcAGCCCCCAGCGCcggggcactgtctacactgcctctCCCGGCGCTCTAAAaaccccacctccacgaggggcgcaGCCCCCAGCGCcggggcactgtctacactgcctctcccagcgctctaaaaaccccacctccacgaggggcgcaGCCCCCAGTGCCagggcactgtctacactgcctctcccagcgctctaaaacccccacctccacgaggggcgcaGCCCCCAGTGCcggggcactgtctacactgcctctCCCGGCGCTCTAAAacccccacctccatgaggggcacagcccccagcactctggcactgtctacactgcctctcccagcgctctaaaaaccccacctccacgaggggcgcaGCCCCCAGTGCcggggcactgtctacactgcctctCCCGGCGCTCTAAAGcccccacctccacgaggggtgcAGCCCCCAGCGCcggggcactgtctacactgcctctcccagcgctctaaaacccccacctccacgaggggcgcaGCCCCCAGTGCCagggcactgtctacactgcatctcccagcgctctaaaaaccccacctccacgaggggcacagcccccagcaccggggcactgtctacactggcactttacagcgctgcaacttgctgcactcaggggggtgttttttcacacgctgatttcaattatccccatattgactgggaacatttcacttcaggacgaaatgcagagataaaatttctcgatactttaaatgactgcttcatggagcagctggtacgggaacccacaagggcgactctagatttaatccgctggtccaagaggtaactaaccataatacaatagcattcaacatccctgtggtgggaagaacatctcaactgcccaacactgtggcctccCTGCCATGGGCCCtctaaagacaccataatagaggcccaacttcaatgtataccccgcacaaacactgccaactattaacaagtcaccaggaccagatggcattcacccaagagttctgaataCTTagattcagaaagcctttgacaaggtcctcaccaaaggctctaaagcccacatctcgaatactgtgtacagatgtggtctccccacctcaaaaagatattctagcactagaaaggttcagttcttcttcacgcagggcactgtcaacttgtggaactgccttacctgaggaggttgtgaccCCACCtccagaggatggagatggatggcaggagagagatcacttgatcattgcctgttaggttcactccctcaggggcacctggcattggccactgtcagtagacagatactgggctagatggacctttggtctgacccggtacggccgttcttatgttcttatgctgtaaagtgccagtgtagacaagcccaagtgtccgacccgcagcatccctgcagcacagccaagGCCCAGGACACGTGAGGATCAGACTGTGAACCCATCACCCCAGAgatgccacagagcagggtgacggGTTTTCCTGTaacttttcccattttttccttacACTGGTTGCTGTTTAATAACCTGTATTTGCTGTGAGCTGGATGCAATGGTCAGGGAAGCGCCCAGCGCAGAGCGcgccccggagtggggacaccctggctggcccctgccctgagcccccaggaACGCTGGGCCCGGCCTCGCTGGGGTTGCGAGGACTCTGCCCTGTACAGGGGGAGCCCGGGGGGGCAGGCGGCCCCGGGTAAAGGGAGCGGGAGCGAGGACTCGGCTCCTTGCGCCAGCCCGTCTCACCCGGGGCGTGTCTGAGCCAGGAAAGGTCCCCACAAGAGCGGCCCGTCCCCCGCCCCGTGCACCtggctcggcccggcccggcccggacCGGGGCAgctgggcgggggcggggccgggccgccaatgggacccaggagtccgggctccctgACCCCGCTGCTGTCACTCAGGGGCCGGCGCGATCCCCGGGCGGGGCCCCCCCTTGCCTGTCCCCGGCGCCCTCCGGCCGCAGCCGTCCCGCCGCCACGTGCGTCTCTCCGCGGGCACgggctccgctccgctccgctcccaGCCGGACTGACACGCTCGTTGGCCAATCGGCGGCTGCGGTTGCCCCGCGGGGGCGGGAAGAGGGGCGGTCCCGGAGGCTGGGGCCCAATCGGCGGCGCTGCGGACCGAGTCGAGGCGAAGGGGATTCTGGGGGTTGTAGTCACACGGGGCTGCTTCTGCGCATGCCAGGCCTGAGTCCCCGCCCCGTGCACCGCCCACGGCccctcagagccccgcccccggccgggCTCCTCGCGCTCGGTTTCGATCTCCTGCAACTGGGCGAGCGGGCCGGTGCCCGCGGGGTCCTAGCGCCCAGCTCTGTCCCCTGCCTGCCCGGCGCCTGCGGGGTCCTAGCGCCCCGCCTGTCCCCTGCCCGCCCGGCGCCCGCGGGGTCCTAGCGCCCCGCCcgtcccctgccagcccggcGACCAcggggtcctagtgcccccccgtCCCCTGCCAGCCAGCACCTGCGGGATCCTAgtaccctggtcccggccccgtgCTCCACACAGCCCCTCTCCCAAGAGACCCGTGTGGCTGAGCTGGGCCAgggcccagaggggggggcaagtggggcaatttgccccaggccccgggcccagcaggggcccccacgagagtttttcagggcccctggagcggggtccttcactcgctccggggaccCCGGAAAACGCtggcggggcctgggcccccggagcttcttcactcccggtcttcgctggcggggggtccttcctctccaggacagaaggacccccccgccgccgaattaccgccgaagcgggacccgccgccggagtgcagccgggtcttcggcggtaattcggcggtggtggggggtccttccgttccgggacccaccgccgaagtgccccaaagacccgcggtgggggctgcact harbors:
- the HGH1 gene encoding protein HGH1 homolog, giving the protein MDEEQARELLGFLRLDTRPDLKGQATGYVLGLTGSAEGRTLLAGRPDFLEALLLLTGDRSLAVVKDSYHSLINLSVAVASHRVLAKELPVLLHRLLDPGYAFADQVCTLLSNLSREEGTCRQVFQAMQEEGLGLTQVVEVFCTEDYNKKAALHYLAPLLSNLTQLPETREFLLDRSRCVVQRLLPYTQYEASAIRRGGVIGTLRNCCFEYKYHEWLLSPEVDLLPFLLLPLAGPEEFPEAEMERLPVDLQYLPPDKQREKDPDIRKMLLEAVMLLTATKAGRQLVKEKGTYLVVRELHQWETEPDVQAACEKLIQVLIGDEPEPGMENLLEVKIPEDVEERLQHLDREEERQQGQQETQSKGPGAQMGSSGRSR